In Campylobacter sp. 2014D-0216, the following proteins share a genomic window:
- the rplA gene encoding 50S ribosomal protein L1 codes for MSKNTKRFTELLKKIDSNKNYLMDEAISTVKTLASAKFDETVEIALKLNVDPRHADQMVRGSVVLPCGTGKKVRVAVIAKDAKADEAKNAGADIVGSDDLVEEIQKGNMNFDVLIATPNLMGLVGKVGRILGPKGLMPNPKTGTVTMDVAQAVNNAKNGQVNFRVDKQGNIHAGLGKVSFTQEQLKENMTAFVKAINKHKPAAAKGRYIKNASLSLTMSPSLSLDTQELLDTK; via the coding sequence TGGATGAAGCAATAAGTACAGTTAAAACACTTGCTTCTGCTAAATTTGATGAAACAGTAGAAATTGCCTTAAAATTAAATGTTGATCCAAGACATGCAGATCAAATGGTAAGGGGTAGTGTTGTTTTACCTTGTGGTACTGGTAAAAAAGTACGTGTTGCTGTTATTGCAAAAGATGCAAAAGCAGATGAGGCTAAAAATGCAGGTGCTGATATAGTTGGTAGTGATGATTTGGTAGAAGAAATTCAAAAAGGAAATATGAATTTTGATGTTTTAATTGCTACACCAAATTTAATGGGTTTGGTTGGTAAAGTAGGTCGTATTTTAGGACCTAAAGGATTAATGCCAAATCCTAAAACTGGAACTGTTACAATGGATGTTGCACAAGCTGTTAATAATGCTAAAAATGGTCAAGTTAATTTCCGTGTTGACAAACAAGGAAACATTCATGCAGGTTTAGGTAAAGTTAGTTTCACTCAAGAACAATTAAAAGAAAACATGACTGCATTTGTAAAAGCTATAAATAAACACAAGCCAGCGGCAGCTAAAGGAAGATATATTAAAAATGCTAGTCTTTCTTTAACTATGAGTCCTTCTCTTTCTCTTGATACCCAAGAATTACTTGATACAAAATAA
- the rplJ gene encoding 50S ribosomal protein L10, translating into MTKSQKVELVSKLEESFKASEAVVVCNYKGLGTKKLEELRNNAREMDVKVQIIKNTLASIALKNAGKDGMELKDTNIYLWGEDQLNVSKVADKFSEANQAFEIKTAFIEGEVASVDKVKALAKMPSRNELLAMLLQVWNAPITNFTIGLNALKEKKEAE; encoded by the coding sequence ATGACTAAAAGCCAAAAAGTTGAACTTGTTTCTAAATTAGAAGAAAGTTTTAAAGCTAGTGAAGCTGTTGTGGTTTGTAACTACAAAGGTCTAGGTACTAAAAAACTTGAAGAATTAAGAAACAATGCAAGAGAAATGGATGTTAAAGTTCAAATTATCAAAAATACTTTAGCAAGTATCGCTCTTAAAAATGCCGGCAAAGATGGAATGGAACTTAAAGATACTAATATTTATCTTTGGGGTGAAGACCAATTAAATGTTTCAAAAGTTGCTGATAAATTCAGCGAAGCTAATCAAGCATTTGAAATTAAAACCGCATTTATTGAAGGCGAAGTTGCTTCAGTGGATAAAGTTAAAGCTTTAGCTAAAATGCCTTCTCGCAATGAATTACTTGCTATGCTTTTGCAAGTTTGGAATGCACCAATTACCAATTTCACAATTGGATTAAATGCATTAAAAGAAAAAAAAGAAGCTGAATAA
- the rplL gene encoding 50S ribosomal protein L7/L12 encodes MAISKEDVLEFISNLSVLELSELVKEFEEKFGVSAAPVMVAGAAVAGAAGGAAEEKTEFDIVLQDGGDKKINVIKVVRALTGLGLKEAKDAVEQTPSVLKEGVSKAEAEEAKKQLEEAGAKVELK; translated from the coding sequence ATGGCAATTTCTAAAGAAGATGTATTAGAATTTATTTCTAACCTAAGTGTTCTTGAACTTTCAGAATTAGTAAAAGAATTCGAAGAAAAATTTGGTGTTTCTGCTGCTCCAGTTATGGTTGCAGGTGCTGCTGTTGCAGGTGCTGCTGGTGGTGCTGCTGAGGAAAAAACTGAATTTGATATCGTTTTACAAGATGGTGGCGATAAAAAAATTAACGTAATTAAAGTTGTACGTGCTTTAACTGGTCTTGGACTAAAAGAAGCAAAAGATGCAGTTGAGCAAACTCCTTCAGTTCTTAAAGAAGGTGTTAGCAAAGCTGAAGCAGAAGAAGCTAAAAAACAACTTGAAGAAGCTGGCGCTAAGGTTGAACTTAAATAA
- the rpoB gene encoding DNA-directed RNA polymerase subunit beta yields MLNSQSGNRLRIDFSNVPQQIDIPNLLQLQKKSFDYFLNIDAKNSESGIEKVFKSIFPIHDPQNRLSLEYVSSEVGKPKYTIRECMERGLTYSVNLKMKIRLTLHEKDEKTGEKIGIKDIKEQEIYIREIPLMTDRISFIINGVERVVVNQLHRSPGVIFKEEESSTVANKLVYTAQIIPDRGSWLYFEYDAKDVLYVRINKRRKVPITILFRALGYKKQDIIKLFYPIQTIHVKKDKFLTEFNPNDFLDRVEYDLKDEKGNVIHQAGKRMTKKKAEQLVKDGVKWVEYPVEILTNRYLANPIINKETGEVLFDSLTLLDEGKLAKIKEEKQFDIANDLANGVDAAIINSFIQDNETLKLLKQTENIEDENDLAAIRIYKVMRPGEPVVKDAAKAFVNDLFFNPERYDLTKVGRMKMNHKLGLETPEYVTVLTNEDIVKTAKYLIKVKNGRGHIDDRDHLGNRRIRSIGELLANELHVGLAKMQKSIRDKFTALNADIDKVMPYDLINPKTITVTIMEFFTGGQLSQFMDQTNPLSEVTHKRRLSALGEGGLVKERAGFEVRDVHATHYGRICPVETPEGQNIGLINTLSTYAKVNDLGFVEAPYKKVENGKVSNEIVYLTATQEEGLVIAAASTKIDDKGNIIEEFVEARQDGETILARREEVHLIDLCSGMIVGVAASLIPFLEHDDANRALMGSNMQRQAVPLLTAQAPIVGTGMEKIIARDAWEAIKAKRAGIVEKVDNKNIFILGEDENGPFIDHYKMEKNLRTNQNTTFIQHPIVKKGEFVQAGQIIADGPSMDQGELAIGKNALIAFMPWHGYNYEDAIVISEKILREDTFTSVHIYEKEVEARELKDGVEEITKDIPNVKEEDLAHLDESGIAKIGTHIKPGMILVGKVSPKGEVKPTPEERLLRAIFGEKAGHVVNKSLYATASLEGVVVDVKIFTKKGYEKDARAIKAYDDEKLNLEKEHHDRLLMMDREETLRVCSLLSKSPLNSDEEINGVKYKKGAKVEISELEKINRFALNSLVKAYSKEVQKEYDDLKNHFQNEKKKLKTEHDEKLEILEKDDILPSGVVKLVKVYIATKRKLKVGDKMAGRHGNKGIVSNIVPEVDMPYLPDGRPIDIALNPLGVPSRMNIGQILESHLGIVGMKLGDQIQEIFDRKQKDFVKELREKILEICSVSRLELEKKFVESLNDEQLISYARDWAKGVKFATPVFEGVTVEEFSKLFEMAKVAMDGKSELYDGRTGEKMAERVHVGCMYMLKLHHLVDEKVHARSTGPYSLVTQQPVGGKALFGGQRFGEMEVWALEAYGAAHTLREMLTIKSDDVEGRFSAYKALTKGENVPATGIPETFFVLTNELKSLALDVEIFDKDENNE; encoded by the coding sequence ATGTTAAATTCACAATCAGGAAATCGTTTAAGAATAGACTTCTCGAATGTTCCACAACAAATAGACATTCCAAATTTATTACAACTACAAAAGAAGAGTTTTGATTATTTTCTTAATATAGATGCAAAAAATTCAGAAAGCGGAATTGAAAAAGTATTTAAATCGATTTTTCCAATTCACGATCCGCAAAATAGATTAAGCTTAGAATATGTTAGTAGTGAGGTAGGTAAACCTAAGTATACTATTAGAGAGTGTATGGAAAGAGGTTTGACTTACTCTGTAAATTTAAAGATGAAAATTCGTTTAACTTTACATGAAAAAGATGAAAAAACAGGCGAAAAAATCGGTATAAAAGATATCAAAGAACAAGAAATATACATTAGAGAAATTCCTTTAATGACAGATAGAATTTCCTTTATTATTAATGGGGTTGAAAGAGTTGTTGTAAATCAACTACATAGAAGCCCAGGTGTTATTTTTAAAGAAGAGGAAAGCTCTACTGTTGCAAATAAATTAGTATATACAGCTCAAATTATTCCAGATCGTGGCTCTTGGCTTTACTTTGAGTATGATGCTAAAGACGTGCTTTATGTGCGTATTAATAAAAGAAGAAAAGTGCCTATTACAATTTTATTTAGAGCACTTGGTTATAAAAAACAAGATATTATCAAATTATTTTACCCTATACAAACTATCCATGTAAAAAAAGATAAATTTTTAACTGAATTTAATCCAAATGACTTTTTAGATAGAGTTGAATATGATTTGAAAGATGAAAAAGGAAATGTCATCCACCAAGCTGGTAAAAGAATGACAAAGAAAAAAGCAGAACAGCTTGTAAAAGATGGTGTTAAATGGGTTGAATATCCAGTTGAAATTTTAACTAATAGATATTTAGCTAATCCAATTATAAATAAAGAAACAGGTGAAGTGTTATTTGACTCTTTAACATTGCTTGATGAAGGAAAATTAGCTAAAATCAAAGAAGAAAAGCAGTTTGATATTGCAAATGATTTAGCTAATGGTGTTGATGCTGCTATTATTAATTCTTTTATTCAAGATAATGAGACTTTAAAATTATTAAAGCAAACAGAAAATATTGAAGATGAAAACGATTTAGCAGCAATTAGAATTTACAAGGTAATGAGACCAGGTGAACCTGTGGTTAAAGATGCTGCAAAAGCTTTTGTAAATGATTTATTCTTTAATCCTGAAAGATATGATTTAACTAAAGTTGGTCGTATGAAGATGAATCATAAATTAGGTCTTGAAACACCTGAATATGTTACGGTTTTAACTAATGAGGATATAGTCAAAACTGCAAAATATTTGATTAAAGTTAAAAACGGTAGAGGTCATATTGATGATAGAGATCACTTGGGCAATCGTCGTATCAGATCTATCGGTGAACTTTTAGCCAATGAACTTCATGTTGGTCTTGCAAAAATGCAAAAATCAATTAGGGATAAATTCACAGCTTTAAATGCAGATATTGATAAGGTTATGCCTTATGATTTAATTAACCCTAAAACCATTACTGTAACGATTATGGAATTTTTCACCGGTGGTCAGCTGTCTCAATTTATGGATCAAACAAACCCACTAAGTGAGGTTACGCACAAACGTCGTTTATCAGCTCTTGGTGAAGGCGGTTTAGTAAAAGAAAGAGCCGGTTTTGAAGTGCGTGATGTGCACGCAACACATTATGGAAGAATTTGTCCTGTTGAAACGCCAGAAGGACAAAACATCGGTTTGATTAATACGCTTTCAACTTATGCTAAAGTAAATGATTTAGGTTTTGTTGAGGCCCCTTATAAAAAAGTAGAAAATGGAAAAGTAAGCAATGAAATTGTTTATTTAACAGCAACTCAAGAAGAAGGACTAGTAATCGCAGCAGCTTCAACTAAAATCGATGATAAAGGTAATATTATCGAAGAATTTGTTGAAGCTAGACAAGATGGTGAAACTATCCTAGCAAGAAGAGAAGAGGTGCATTTGATTGACCTTTGTTCGGGTATGATAGTGGGGGTTGCAGCTTCTCTTATTCCATTTTTGGAACATGATGATGCAAATAGGGCTTTGATGGGTTCAAACATGCAACGTCAAGCGGTACCTTTATTAACTGCACAGGCTCCTATAGTTGGTACGGGTATGGAAAAAATTATTGCCCGTGATGCATGGGAAGCGATCAAGGCTAAAAGAGCGGGTATTGTAGAAAAGGTTGATAATAAAAATATCTTTATTTTAGGTGAAGATGAAAATGGTCCATTTATTGATCACTATAAAATGGAAAAAAATTTAAGAACCAACCAAAATACAACTTTTATACAACATCCAATTGTTAAAAAAGGAGAATTTGTTCAAGCAGGACAAATCATTGCTGATGGTCCAAGTATGGATCAAGGTGAGCTTGCTATCGGTAAAAATGCCCTAATTGCATTTATGCCATGGCATGGTTATAACTACGAAGATGCGATTGTTATTAGTGAAAAAATCTTACGTGAAGATACTTTTACTAGTGTGCATATTTATGAAAAAGAAGTGGAAGCTAGAGAGCTTAAAGATGGTGTTGAAGAAATCACTAAAGATATTCCAAATGTAAAAGAAGAAGATTTAGCACATCTTGATGAAAGTGGTATCGCAAAAATAGGTACTCACATTAAGCCAGGTATGATTTTAGTAGGTAAGGTTTCACCTAAAGGTGAGGTAAAACCTACCCCTGAAGAGAGATTATTAAGAGCGATTTTTGGTGAAAAAGCAGGACATGTAGTAAATAAATCTTTATATGCAACTGCATCACTAGAAGGAGTTGTAGTTGATGTAAAAATCTTTACTAAAAAAGGCTATGAAAAAGATGCTCGTGCCATCAAAGCATATGATGATGAAAAATTAAATCTTGAAAAAGAACATCATGATAGACTTTTGATGATGGATAGAGAAGAAACTTTAAGAGTATGCTCTTTACTTTCTAAATCGCCTTTAAATTCAGATGAAGAGATTAATGGGGTTAAATACAAAAAAGGTGCTAAAGTAGAAATAAGTGAATTAGAAAAAATTAATCGTTTTGCTTTAAATTCCTTAGTGAAAGCTTACTCTAAAGAAGTACAAAAAGAATATGATGATTTGAAAAATCATTTCCAAAATGAGAAGAAAAAACTCAAAACTGAACATGATGAAAAATTAGAAATTTTAGAAAAAGATGATATTTTACCAAGTGGAGTGGTAAAACTTGTAAAAGTATATATTGCTACCAAAAGAAAGCTTAAAGTTGGAGATAAAATGGCAGGACGCCACGGTAATAAAGGTATCGTGTCTAATATCGTTCCTGAAGTTGATATGCCTTATCTACCTGATGGAAGACCAATTGACATAGCTTTAAATCCACTAGGGGTTCCAAGCCGTATGAATATCGGTCAGATTCTAGAGAGTCATTTAGGTATTGTTGGGATGAAACTAGGTGATCAAATCCAAGAAATTTTTGACAGAAAACAAAAAGATTTTGTAAAAGAATTACGTGAGAAAATTCTTGAAATTTGTAGTGTATCTAGACTTGAATTAGAAAAGAAATTTGTAGAAAGTCTTAATGATGAGCAACTTATTTCTTATGCTAGAGATTGGGCTAAAGGAGTGAAATTTGCAACTCCTGTATTTGAAGGTGTAACGGTTGAAGAATTTAGTAAACTTTTTGAAATGGCTAAGGTAGCCATGGATGGTAAAAGCGAGCTTTATGATGGAAGAACCGGTGAGAAAATGGCAGAGCGTGTTCATGTTGGTTGTATGTATATGCTTAAGCTACACCACTTGGTAGATGAAAAAGTTCACGCAAGAAGTACCGGACCTTACAGCCTTGTAACACAACAGCCAGTTGGTGGTAAAGCATTATTTGGTGGACAAAGATTTGGTGAGATGGAAGTTTGGGCTCTTGAAGCTTATGGAGCAGCTCACACTCTAAGAGAAATGCTAACCATAAAATCTGATGATGTTGAGGGTAGATTTAGTGCTTATAAAGCTTTAACAAAAGGCGAGAATGTTCCAGCAACAGGTATTCCAGAGACATTCTTTGTACTTACAAATGAATTAAAATCTCTTGCTTTAGATGTTGAGATTTTTGATAAGGATGAGAATAATGAGTAA
- the rpoC gene encoding DNA-directed RNA polymerase subunit beta' yields MSKFKPIEIKEDGRPRDFEAFQLRLASPEKIKSWSYGEVKKPETINYRTLKPERDGLFCAKIFGPVRDYECLCGKYKKMRFKGIKCEKCGVEVTSSKVRRSRMGHIELVTPVAHIWYVNSLPSRIGTLLGVKMKDLERVLYYEAYIVENPGDAYYDNENSKKVEFCDVLNEEQYLNLMQRYETSGFKARMGGEVVRDLLANLDLVELLNKLKEDIAATNSEAKKKTIIKRLKVVENFLNSNLNSNTNIDEVVPNRPEWMMITNLPVLPPDLRPLVALDGGKFAVSDVNDLYRRVINRNTRLKRLMELDAPEIIIRNEKRMLQEAVDALFDNGRRANAVKGANKRPLKSLSEIIKGKQGRFRQNLLGKRVDFSGRSVIVVGPKLRMDQCGLPKKMALELFKPHLLAKLEEKGYATTVKQAKKMIENKTNEVWECLEEVVKGHPVMLNRAPTLHKLSIQAFHPVLVEGKAIQLHPLVCAAFNADFDGDQMAVHVPLSQEAIAECKVLMLSSMNILLPASGRSVTVPSQDMVLGIYYLSLEKDGAKGEHKICTGIEEVMIALEAKSLDIHASIRSVVDGRKITTTAGRLIIKSILPDFVPENMWNKVMKKKDIAALVDYVYKEGGLEVSASFLDKLKDLGFEYATKAGISISIADIIVPEQKQKNIEEAKKQVREIQNSYNLGLITSGERYNKIIDIWKSTNNILSKDMMDLIKKDKEGFNSIYMMADSGARGSAAQISQLAAMRGLMAKPDGSIIETPIISNFREGLNVLEYFISTHGARKGLADTALKTANAGYLTRKLIDVAQNVKVTMEDCGAHEGVEINEITADGVVIETLEERILGRVLAENIIDSITNEILFSEGTLIDEEKARTIVESGIKSVSIRTPITCKAKKGVCSKCYGINLGEGKLVKPGEAVGIISAQSIGEPGTQLTLRTFHSGGTASTDLQDRQVVAHKEGFVRFYNLNTYEDRQGKTIVANHRNAAILLVEPKIKAPFKGTIHIEHAYEDVVVSVKAKNNEAKFILRKYDLAKANELAGVSGNIEGKLYIPYSDGDEVAENESIVEVIKEGWNIPNRIPYASELLVKDGDPITQDIIAGAKGTLKFYMLKGDGLDRIRNLKKGDVVKEKGVFVVIADENDREAKRHYIPRESVIEFDDSSFVDNPKAIIAKSSKEDKTIIAEWDAYNNTVIAEVAGTINFEDIESGYSADEQIDEATGKRSLVINEYLPSGVRPALLILGENDKVVRYQLEPKTVIYVNDGDKVKQADILAKTPKAAAKSKDITGGLPRVSELFEARKPKNTAVVAEIDGVVRFDKPLRSKERIIIQAEDGSSAEYLIDKSKRIQVRDGEFIHAGEKLTDGVISSHDVLRILGEKALHYYLISEIQQVYRGQGVVISDKHIEIIVSQMLRQVKIVDSGHTNFIVGDLVSRRKFREENERILRYGGEPAVAEPVLLGVTRAAIGSDSVISAASFQETTKVLTEASIAGKFDYLEDLKENVILGRMIPVGTGLYQEQKLKLKEKE; encoded by the coding sequence ATGAGTAAATTTAAACCTATCGAAATAAAAGAAGATGGCAGACCTAGAGACTTTGAAGCATTTCAGTTAAGACTTGCAAGTCCTGAAAAGATCAAGTCATGGTCTTATGGTGAAGTAAAAAAGCCTGAAACGATTAATTATAGAACTTTAAAGCCTGAAAGAGATGGGCTTTTTTGTGCTAAAATTTTTGGACCAGTAAGAGATTATGAGTGTCTTTGTGGTAAATACAAAAAAATGCGCTTTAAGGGCATTAAATGTGAAAAATGTGGCGTCGAAGTTACTAGCTCTAAAGTTCGCCGTTCTAGAATGGGGCATATTGAACTAGTTACCCCTGTTGCGCATATTTGGTATGTAAATTCACTACCAAGCCGTATAGGTACTTTACTTGGTGTGAAAATGAAAGACCTTGAGCGTGTGTTGTATTATGAAGCATATATTGTTGAAAATCCAGGCGATGCTTACTATGATAATGAAAATAGTAAAAAAGTTGAATTTTGTGATGTATTAAACGAAGAGCAATATTTAAATTTAATGCAACGTTATGAAACTAGCGGTTTTAAAGCTAGAATGGGTGGTGAGGTTGTTAGAGATTTGCTAGCAAATTTAGATCTTGTTGAGCTTTTGAATAAACTTAAAGAAGATATTGCAGCAACTAATTCAGAGGCAAAGAAAAAAACTATTATCAAGCGTTTAAAAGTCGTAGAAAATTTCTTAAATAGCAATCTAAACAGCAATACTAATATTGATGAAGTGGTGCCAAATCGTCCTGAATGGATGATGATTACCAACCTACCTGTATTGCCACCTGATTTAAGACCTTTGGTTGCTTTAGATGGTGGTAAATTTGCAGTTTCTGATGTGAATGATTTATATAGAAGAGTAATTAATAGAAACACTCGTTTAAAAAGACTTATGGAGCTTGATGCACCTGAGATTATTATCAGAAATGAAAAAAGAATGCTTCAAGAGGCAGTTGATGCATTGTTTGATAATGGTAGAAGAGCTAATGCGGTTAAAGGTGCAAATAAGCGTCCATTGAAGTCACTTAGTGAAATTATCAAAGGTAAACAAGGTCGTTTTAGACAAAACTTGCTTGGTAAAAGGGTTGACTTTTCTGGTCGTAGTGTTATTGTTGTTGGTCCAAAACTTAGAATGGATCAGTGTGGTTTACCTAAGAAAATGGCTTTGGAGTTATTTAAACCACATTTGTTGGCTAAACTTGAAGAAAAAGGCTATGCGACTACTGTAAAGCAAGCTAAAAAAATGATAGAAAATAAAACCAATGAAGTTTGGGAATGCTTAGAAGAGGTTGTTAAGGGTCATCCTGTAATGCTTAACCGTGCACCAACTTTACATAAGCTTTCTATTCAAGCATTTCACCCTGTACTTGTAGAAGGTAAGGCGATCCAATTACATCCATTGGTGTGTGCGGCATTTAATGCTGACTTTGACGGTGACCAAATGGCTGTGCATGTGCCATTATCTCAAGAAGCAATCGCAGAATGTAAAGTATTAATGCTCTCATCTATGAATATCTTGCTTCCAGCAAGCGGTCGTTCTGTAACTGTTCCATCTCAAGATATGGTTTTGGGAATTTATTACCTTTCTTTGGAAAAAGATGGTGCTAAAGGTGAGCATAAAATTTGTACAGGTATTGAAGAGGTTATGATCGCTTTAGAAGCAAAATCTTTAGATATTCATGCAAGTATAAGAAGTGTGGTTGATGGAAGAAAAATTACAACAACTGCAGGTAGATTGATTATCAAATCTATTTTGCCTGATTTTGTTCCAGAAAATATGTGGAATAAAGTTATGAAGAAAAAAGATATTGCAGCCTTGGTTGACTATGTTTATAAAGAAGGTGGACTTGAAGTAAGTGCCAGTTTCTTAGATAAATTAAAAGATCTTGGCTTTGAATATGCAACTAAAGCAGGTATTTCAATTTCGATTGCTGATATTATCGTGCCAGAACAAAAGCAAAAAAATATTGAAGAAGCTAAAAAGCAAGTGAGAGAAATCCAAAATTCATATAATTTAGGTCTAATTACTTCAGGTGAAAGATATAATAAAATCATTGATATTTGGAAAAGCACCAATAATATCTTATCAAAAGACATGATGGATTTAATCAAGAAAGATAAAGAAGGCTTTAATTCCATTTACATGATGGCTGACTCTGGTGCTAGAGGTTCTGCAGCTCAAATTTCACAGCTTGCTGCGATGAGGGGTCTTATGGCTAAGCCTGATGGCTCGATTATTGAAACACCGATTATTTCAAACTTCCGTGAAGGGCTTAACGTTCTTGAGTACTTTATTTCAACCCACGGTGCTAGAAAAGGTCTTGCAGATACAGCGCTTAAAACAGCAAATGCGGGTTATTTAACAAGAAAACTTATTGACGTGGCACAAAATGTGAAGGTCACAATGGAAGATTGTGGTGCACATGAAGGGGTTGAAATCAACGAAATCACTGCAGATGGGGTTGTAATTGAAACCTTAGAAGAAAGAATTTTAGGAAGAGTTTTAGCGGAAAATATTATTGATTCTATCACTAATGAAATATTATTTTCAGAAGGCACTTTGATTGATGAAGAAAAAGCTAGAACGATTGTTGAAAGCGGAATTAAGAGTGTAAGTATTAGAACTCCTATTACTTGTAAAGCTAAAAAAGGCGTATGCTCTAAATGCTATGGTATTAACTTGGGTGAAGGTAAATTAGTGAAACCAGGTGAGGCTGTGGGTATTATTTCGGCACAATCAATTGGTGAGCCAGGAACTCAGCTTACGCTAAGAACATTCCATAGTGGTGGTACTGCGAGTACAGATTTACAAGATCGTCAAGTAGTGGCACATAAGGAAGGTTTTGTAAGATTTTATAATCTTAATACATATGAAGATAGACAGGGTAAAACCATTGTTGCTAATCACCGTAATGCTGCTATTTTGCTTGTTGAGCCAAAAATTAAAGCTCCGTTTAAAGGTACTATCCATATTGAGCATGCGTATGAAGATGTAGTGGTTAGTGTTAAAGCGAAAAATAATGAGGCTAAATTTATACTTAGAAAATATGACTTAGCAAAAGCTAATGAGCTTGCAGGTGTAAGTGGTAATATCGAAGGTAAATTATATATTCCATATAGTGATGGTGATGAAGTAGCTGAGAATGAAAGCATTGTGGAAGTGATTAAAGAAGGTTGGAATATACCAAATCGTATTCCTTATGCGAGTGAGTTATTAGTAAAAGATGGCGATCCTATTACACAAGATATTATCGCGGGTGCAAAAGGTACTTTGAAATTTTATATGCTCAAAGGTGATGGTTTAGATAGAATTAGAAATCTTAAAAAAGGCGATGTGGTAAAAGAAAAAGGCGTTTTTGTTGTGATTGCTGATGAAAATGATAGAGAAGCAAAAAGACACTATATTCCAAGAGAATCAGTGATTGAATTTGATGATAGTTCTTTTGTGGATAATCCTAAAGCTATCATAGCAAAATCAAGCAAAGAAGATAAAACTATCATTGCTGAATGGGATGCGTATAATAATACTGTAATTGCGGAAGTTGCAGGTACAATTAACTTTGAAGATATTGAATCAGGTTATAGTGCTGATGAGCAGATAGACGAAGCAACTGGTAAGAGATCGTTAGTGATTAATGAATATTTACCAAGTGGAGTGCGACCTGCATTGTTGATCTTAGGTGAAAATGACAAAGTAGTGCGTTATCAGCTTGAGCCAAAAACAGTTATTTATGTAAATGATGGCGATAAAGTTAAACAAGCAGATATTTTAGCTAAAACTCCAAAAGCAGCAGCTAAGTCAAAAGATATCACAGGAGGTCTTCCAAGAGTTTCTGAACTATTTGAAGCGAGAAAGCCAAAAAATACCGCTGTTGTTGCTGAAATTGATGGCGTGGTAAGATTTGACAAACCTTTAAGATCTAAAGAGAGAATTATCATCCAAGCAGAAGATGGAAGCAGTGCTGAATATTTGATTGATAAATCAAAACGCATCCAAGTAAGAGATGGTGAGTTTATTCATGCAGGTGAAAAACTAACCGATGGGGTTATTTCAAGTCATGATGTACTTAGAATTTTAGGTGAGAAAGCATTGCATTATTATCTTATTTCTGAAATTCAACAAGTTTACCGTGGTCAAGGCGTTGTGATTTCTGATAAACATATTGAAATCATCGTTTCTCAAATGCTAAGACAAGTTAAAATTGTAGATAGTGGTCATACAAACTTCATTGTAGGTGACTTAGTTTCAAGAAGAAAATTTAGAGAAGAAAACGAAAGAATTTTAAGATATGGCGGTGAGCCTGCTGTGGCTGAACCTGTATTACTTGGGGTTACTAGAGCTGCTATTGGAAGCGACAGTGTGATTTCAGCTGCTTCATTCCAAGAAACAACAAAAGTTTTAACTGAGGCAAGTATCGCGGGTAAATTTGACTATCTTGAAGATCTAAAAGAAAATGTAATCTTAGGTCGTATGATTCCTGTTGGTACGGGTTTGTATCAAGAGCAAAAGCTTAAGTTGAAAGAAAAAGAATAA
- a CDS encoding IclR family transcriptional regulator: protein MTHQPTLRVLKILELLTNTNEKNTLSSIAKKLDIPPGTLSPILQTLQAKNYIKCDKNKIYTLDYKILEISRCVSMKNSALELIKKHMKNIRNLTGQTCQMGILKEGDVFYLEKINPDHHIQIKSFVGASYPAYATSLGKALLEMKSYKELQSIYPHPFEKITPNTIANIEELYKELTLIKKEKIALESGEMNPEIECMAIGIEHNDKIIAAISISYHIFYSDEKFKKKNKKILLDEKFKIEQELNLYFPELENIYQ, encoded by the coding sequence ATGACACATCAGCCAACTTTAAGAGTTTTGAAAATTTTAGAATTGCTTACCAATACAAATGAAAAAAATACATTAAGTTCAATTGCAAAAAAACTAGATATTCCTCCAGGAACACTCTCTCCTATATTACAAACCCTACAAGCTAAAAACTACATCAAATGCGATAAAAACAAAATTTATACATTAGATTATAAAATTTTAGAAATTAGTCGCTGTGTTTCAATGAAAAATAGCGCTCTAGAACTTATTAAAAAGCATATGAAAAATATTAGAAATTTAACAGGGCAAACTTGCCAAATGGGGATATTAAAAGAAGGAGATGTGTTTTATCTTGAAAAAATAAATCCTGATCATCATATTCAGATTAAATCTTTTGTTGGGGCTTCTTACCCAGCTTATGCTACTTCTTTAGGCAAAGCTTTATTGGAAATGAAAAGTTACAAAGAGCTTCAATCAATTTACCCTCACCCTTTTGAAAAAATCACTCCTAATACCATTGCAAATATAGAAGAGTTGTATAAAGAATTGACACTTATTAAAAAAGAAAAAATAGCTTTAGAAAGCGGGGAAATGAATCCTGAAATCGAATGCATGGCTATAGGGATTGAACATAATGATAAAATCATAGCAGCAATTAGCATTTCTTACCATATATTTTACTCTGATGAAAAATTTAAAAAGAAAAATAAGAAAATTTTATTAGATGAAAAATTTAAAATAGAACAGGAGTTAAATTTATATTTTCCAGAATTGGAAAATATATATCAGTAA